One region of Termitidicoccus mucosus genomic DNA includes:
- a CDS encoding lipoyl protein ligase domain-containing protein, translated as MKIAARDTGPGPVQLDLLPARHAGAAENMAVDFLLLKRYPDPARARFRHYGWHRPAFTFGYSQKIDFVRAQLPPDETVELCRRPTGGGVVDHRADWTYALVIPREHALSEAPAPESYRVVHACIAEVLLALGQPVVLKKSGDGPASGIEDTDTGIASPLRGPGVCFAQPELHDVVRADNAAKVAGAAQKRSREGLLFQGSIARDALDAGLDWEAFHAAFTDALARALGAEAAETPWPDFAEHELDGLVEHYTAPEWNEFR; from the coding sequence ATGAAAATCGCCGCGCGCGACACCGGCCCCGGCCCCGTGCAACTCGATCTCCTGCCGGCCCGCCACGCGGGCGCGGCGGAAAACATGGCCGTCGATTTTTTGCTGCTCAAGCGCTACCCGGACCCGGCCCGCGCCCGTTTCCGCCATTACGGCTGGCACCGCCCGGCGTTCACGTTCGGCTACAGCCAGAAAATCGACTTTGTGCGCGCCCAGCTCCCGCCGGACGAAACCGTCGAGCTCTGCCGCCGCCCCACCGGCGGCGGCGTGGTGGACCACCGCGCCGACTGGACCTACGCGCTCGTTATCCCGCGCGAGCATGCGCTCAGCGAGGCGCCCGCGCCCGAATCCTATCGCGTCGTCCACGCCTGCATCGCGGAAGTGCTGCTCGCTCTCGGCCAGCCCGTCGTGCTCAAAAAATCCGGCGACGGACCCGCCAGCGGTATTGAAGATACGGATACCGGCATCGCATCCCCGCTCCGCGGCCCCGGCGTGTGTTTCGCGCAGCCCGAGCTCCACGACGTCGTGCGCGCCGACAACGCCGCGAAAGTCGCCGGCGCCGCGCAAAAACGATCCAGGGAAGGCCTCCTTTTCCAAGGCTCGATCGCCCGCGACGCGCTCGACGCCGGTCTCGACTGGGAGGCCTTTCACGCCGCTTTCACCGATGCGCTCGCCCGCGCGCTCGGCGCGGAGGCCGCCGAGACTCCCTGGCCCGATTTCGCCGAGCACGAACTGGACGGGCTCGTCGAGCACTACACCGCGCCCGAATGGAACGAGTTCCGCTGA